AAGGCTGGGGCAAGGCTGCATTCTGGTTCTGGATCTCGGGCTTCTTCGTCGCGTTCATGCCGCTCTATGCACTGGGCTTCATGGGCATGACCCGTCGTCTGAACGCTACTACCAACCCTGAGTGGGTGCCGTACCTGTACGTCGCCATGTTCGGTGCGTTGATGATCGCTGCCGGTATCGCCTGCCAGCTGATCCAGCTGTACGTGAGTATCCGTGACCGTAAGCAGAACGCTTGCGACTCCGGCGACCCATGGAATGGCCACACCCTGGAATGGTCGACCTCGTCGCCACCACCGTTCTACAACTTCGCCGTAATCCCTACTGCGAACACCATTGATGCGTTCACCGAAGCCAAGGAAGACGGTACTGCGTACCAGCGACCTAAGCACTACGAACCGATCCACATGCCAAACAACACCGCCACTGGCGTGGTGATGGGCGCGCTGTTGACCGTGTTCGGTTTCGCGATGATCTGGCACATCTGGTGGCTGGCAATCGTGGGCCTGGTGGGCACCATCGGTTACTTCATCGTCCACGCTGCACGTGATGATCAAGGCTACATGGTGCCGGTCGAAACGATCGAACGCATCGAAGCCGAGCAGCACGCTCGCCTGGTCGCCGAGAAGAAAATCCCGGCCAACCGTGTAGAAACCTCGTTGGAACAGGCTTAAACCATGTCGAACTTAGTGACCAATGCTGGACACGCCCATGTCGATGACCATGGGCACGATGACCATCACCACGACTCGGGGCCGATGACCGTTTTCGGTTTCTGGCTCTACCTGATGACCGACTGCATCTTGTTTGCGTCGATCTTTGCGGTGTACGCGGTACTGGTAAACAACGTAGCGGGTGGCCCGTCGGGCCACGACATCTTCGAACTGCCTTACGTGCTCGGCGAAACCGCCTTGCTGTTGTTCAGTTCGATCACCTACGGCTTCGCCATGTTGGCCTTCTACAAGGGCAACAAGAAAGGCGTACTGAGCTGGTTGGCACTGACCTTCCTGTTCGGCCTGGGCTTTATCGGCATGGAGATCAACGAGTTCCACCTGCTGATCTCCGAAGGCTACGGCCCGCACCGTTCCGGTTTCCTGTCGGCGTTCTTCACGCTGGTCGGCACCCACGGTCTGCACGTAACTGCCGGCCTGCTGTGGATGGCGGTGATGATGTATCAGGTCAATAAACACGGCCTGACCAACACCAACAAGACTCGCCTGAGCTGCCTGAGCCTGTTCTGGCACTTCCTGGACGTGGTCTGGATCTGCGTCTTCACCGTTGTTTACCTGATGGGGACTCTGTAATGGCTAATGCACACTCCCATGACCATGACAGCCATGATGCGAGCCACGGCAGCGTTAAGTCTTACGCTATCGGCTTCATCCTGTCGGTAATCCTGACGCTCATCCCGTTCGGTCTGGTGATGTACCCGACTCTGCCGAAGTCGATCACGTTGATGATCGTATTGGCGTTCGCGGTGATTCAGGTACTGGTTCACCTGGTGTACTTCCTGCACCTGGACCGTTCCAAAGAGCAGCGCGATAACGTGATTGCGTTCGTGTTCGCAGGCTTGGTAATCCTGCTGCTGGTTGGCCTGTCGATATGGATCATGTTCAGCATCCATACGTTCATGATGGCGAAGTGAGGTAAGACCCGATGTCGCTTAAGCACTTTATCCAAATCACCAAACCGGGGATCATTTTCGGTAACGTGCTTTCTGTGGCGGGCGGTTTCTTCCTGGCCTCCAAGGGGCATGTCGATCTGGCCATTTTCCTGGCTGCAATGATCGGCACGTCCCTGGTGGTAGCTTCCGGTTGTGTCTTCAACAACTGCATCGACCGTGACATCGATATCAAGATGGAGCGCACCAAGAATCGTGTACTGGTGCAGGGCCTTATCTCCCTGAAACTGGCACTGATCTACGCGACCGTCCTGGGTATTGCCGGTGTAGCACTGTTGTACAAGGTGGCCAACCCGCTGGCGGCGCTGTTTGCCGTGATCGGTTTTGTCATCTACGTCGGCCTTTACAGCCTGTACCTCAAGCGCAAGTCGGTGCACGGCACGCTGGTGGGCAGTCTGTCGGGGGCGATGCCGCCGGTGATTGGTTATGTGGCTGTGACCAATAGCTTCGACATGGCCGCGCTGACGCTACTGGTGATGTTCAGCCTGTGGCAGATGCCGCATTCCTACGCCATCGCGATTTTCCGCTTCAATGACTACCTGGCTGCGTCGATTCCGGTTCTGCCGGTTAAACGTGGCATCCAGGTGGCCAAGAAACACATCCTGCTGTACATCCTGGCCTTCCTCGTGGCGACCTTGATGTTGACCTTCAGTGGCTACGCCGGCATGAGCTACCTCGCCGTCGCCGCCGCCATGGGCATGTACTGGTTGTACATGGCCTGGACCGGCTACAAGGCGGTGGATGACACCGTCTGGGCGCGCAAGCTGTTCGTGTTCTCGATCTTCACCATCACCGCGCTCAGCGTGATGATGTCCCTGGATTTCCAAGTGCCGAAAGAGCTGTTGCTGACCTACGCTCACTGAGTGTCACCGCAGTGAAAGAGCCCCGCCTTCGAGAGAAGCGCGGGGCTTTTTCTTGGGTGCGGGTTTAAATTCGCCGGCGCATTTCTCGTCATACCCCTCTGTACATGCCGTGCGAATCCATCACCCGCCAACAAGGAGTTGCCCCATGGTCAGCGTAAGTCGTCGATCCCTTCTCGCCCTGGGGCCGCCTTGCCCTTGCTGGGCCGCCTGGATTGGGCCGTTGCCGCGCAACCGCCGATCAAGACCGACAAGGTGCTGCTCAACTACAACGAAAGCCCCTACGGCCCCTCACAGGCCGCACGCGCTGCGATGCAGCACGGGATTGCCACGGCGGGGCGCTATCCCTACAAACACATGTATGCCCTGGCCGGATTGTTTGCCCAGCAGCAGGGGATTACCGAAGAGCAGGTGGCAGTGTTTGCCGGCTCCATGGCGGCCCTGCGCTACGCGGCGCTGGCGTTTACCAGCGAAACCCGTGGCCTGGTAATGGCTACGCCGTCCTACGAAGTGCCGCGCCAGGCGGCCGAGTCGAACAAGGCGCCGGTACGCGAAGTGGACCTTAACGCCGATCACGCGCATGACGTCCCGGCCATGCTTGCCGCCGACCCACAGGCCGGCATGCTCTACCTGTGCAACCCCAACAACCCCACCGGCACGCTCACGCCCACCGAGGCGATACGCCAGGCGCTGGCCAACAAACCCAAAGGCAGCGTTTTGGTGGTGGACGAGGCCTACATCGATTTTTCCGACGCGCCCAGCGTAGTGAGTTGGGTCAAGGACCACGACGACCTGCTGGTATTGCGCACGTTCTCGAAAATCTACGGCATGGCCGGCGCCCGCCTGGGCCTGGCGGTCGGCCACCCAGCGCTCCTGGAGCGGCTGGCGGTGTTTGGCGGCGACAATGTACCGGCGGGTTCCACCTTGCTCGGCGGGCTTGCCAGCCTGGAAGACATCAAGCTGCTGCCACAACGCAAGGCGCTCAATGCCCAGCTGCGCGATGAAACGGTCAGCTGGCTCAAGGCCCGGGGCTTTACCTGTACGGCGTCACAGAGCAACTGCTTCATGATCGACGTGAAGCAGCCCGCGGAGCAAGTCATCGACAAGCTCGCCGCGCAAGGTGTGATGATCGGCAGGGTGTGGAAGAACTGGCCGCAGTGGGTGCGGGTGACAGTGGGAAGCAAAGGGGGAGATGGCGCGGTTTCGCGAGGTGTTTGCGGCGCAGGTCTAGTGCGTTCGCCGGGATAACACAGGGCAAATGTGGGAGCGGGCTTGCTCGCGAAAGCGGTGGATCAGCTACTGATAAGTCAACTGACACTCTGTCTTCGCGAGCAAGCCCGCTCCCACATTTTTAGTCCGGCGCAGTGTGCGGAACGGGTTACTGCTGCGCGATGCTGTACCCATCAAACGCGGTCTGCTGTTGCAGTGCAGTAATCACGCTCTTGCGGCTCAACGGCTGCTCAGCGCCGGCGTTATCCACAAAGCTCTCAACCTCAAGCTCCGCTTCATCGCCTTCACCCACAAAGCTGAAGCCCAGGAACTCGAACGCTTCACGGTCGACATTCAGCTTGGAGCGCGGCGTGCGCAGCGGCAGGGTGACGCTGATGCCATCCTTGCTGATCACAAACACTTCGGCTTCTTTCTTGGGGCGTGATGCCTTGCCCTTGCCGGCGCTTGGGTTGCTGATGGCCTGGTGAGACTGGTTCAGCACCTTGAGGGCCAGGCCGTAGACCAGTTCCTGAAACTCGGGGTCATCCTTGAAACTGGACAGGATGCGGCTGATCGAGAACTTGCTGCTCAGGTCTTCCAGGGCAATGTTGTCGGCGGCTTCGGCGTCCTTGAGCTGCTTGAGCTGGCCCATCAGGTCGTAGGCTGTGTCGTCGTCGAAGGCATCGTGAGCCTGGCGGATGGCCACGCGCAGTTCGCGGATCTGGTCGCTTTCCTTGGAGGTGTGGAACGCGTCCAGCACCATCTCGCTGATGATCTTGGCCGCAGGCACATGCTGTGAAAGATTGATGGCGTTTTCGTATTCAGCTTTGGACTGCAAGGCGACTACGGATTCTTCGGTGGCGGATTTTTCGGTGTAAGAATCGGACATTGAAATTTCACTACTTCAGTAAACGGAGACAAAAAAGCGTCGGGCATTTTCAGGGGGGAGGGGGGCAGGTCAAGGCAGCATAGTGCCCTTATCGCAACGCAATGCACCCGCCCCGAAGACAAAGTGGCGTCAAGGGCTGGCCCAACGGCAGCAATCGCGCGGATGTGCGTTATTGAGGAGCACCGGGAGCCGTGATGGCTCCCGGGGTTTGGATCACGGATACGACACGGCATCCTTCCCGCAACTCGACTTGTTCGACTCGTAGCTGCCGGCCCGCACGGTCCAGGTGCCGCCGTACTGATTACCCAGCCAAATCGCGATGGTGGTGATCAGGGCAGCGTTATGCACGTGCTTGTCCTGGCGCCAGCACACGCGTTTCTCGGCACCGGTGTTGCTTTCGAATTTTTCCTGGCAATAACTGGCCATGATGTGAATCCTCTTGCTTGATTTAATCGTCGGTTTTTCAGTGCGCATTGCCTTCAACTGTCGGGTGTTTTTTTCATCGCAGTCCTCCTTGATGGATGGGGTGGAACACTCGTCAAAAACTGTGCGCCGTGAGGGTGCATACCACCCCGAGCAAGACCGGCACGTTGGAATCGCTGGCGTCGAAATGCAGGTCCACCTGGCTGGCGTTGTTCGCAACCGGTACCGCTGTGCTCGCGCTGGCTTGCACCGCGAACGGGCCTATGCGGTTGAGGTTGTTGGCCAACTGCCGGGCCGTGGGCCCGCTGCTGGCGCGCAGAGTGAGGCTGGGTTGAAAGCCGATCACTGCGCGGCTGGGCAGCAAACCCAGCGGGCCATCAGCCGAAAGGAAGGGGGGCGCCCCCGTCGGCAGTGGGTAGCGTTCGGCGTCAAAAAAGCTGCGGTCCAGCCAGCGCTGGGCCAATAGCGGGAAACTCTCAAAGGCGCTCATTGCCAGGCTCATGCTCATGCTTGGCGCCTGGGGTTGGGCAAGGGCGAGCAGTGGCGTTGCCGTAGGCGTCGACTGGAAAAACGCCGGCCATGGGTTTGTGCTCAGTAGCCGCCTTGCGTTGCCCTGCGCCGGATCAGGCAAGCCCATGCCGAGCTGCTCAAACACCCTTACCGGTGTGCCGGCGGAGCGGTTCAACCAGCTTGCAAAGGTGCTGCTCCAGTTATCCAGGGCGTAGCCAGGGCACAGAAAGGGTTGGGCGCCGTCGGTGATTTGCGCCCACATATTGCTCTCGACCTTTTCGGGTTGAGCGGCCAGCCAGCACTGGTTCAGCGCGGCCGCGATTTCCGGCGCCCGCGGGCCGAGCGTCGACAGCAGGCCCCGGTGCGCGCTGGCCAGGGGGTCGGTACCGGTACTGAATAAGCGGTTGGCCCGGGCGGCGGGCGGCGTCGCCAGGTGAGCGCTGATCAGTTGGCGATACTCTTCGAAATCCACAGCGTTCGCCGCGGGCGCACGTGCCAACAGGCGAGGCTGGGTGGCACGCTGCAACAGGTAGCTCAGGTAAATCCAGTACGCGCTGAACACCCCGCTTTGGGCCGCATACGTGGCATTGGCGGTCGGGATGCCATTGCCCAGCAGGTAAATACACCAATTGCAGATTTCACTGGCCGGGCTGCCCAAACCGCTGAAGGTATTGAACCCCGCCACTGAAAACACTTCGTTCGGCATCAGCCCTGCCTGGCGTGACACCGCCTGGATATAGAGCTGCCACAAGGATTGGTCCGTCAACACGTGCGTATCTCCTGAAAGGCCGGGAGCCGCGAGGGCCCCCGGCAGGGCATCAAGCCCCCAGTTGCTGGCTGACCACCCCCAGCAATACCGGCACGCTGCTGCTGACCGGGCCGATGGTCACCGAGGCCGAGGCGTCATCCCACTGGATGTTTTGCTTGGTGCCATTGGCCGACCCCGAGACCGAGCCGATCCGAAACGGCCCGATGCCGATGGACGCGGTGGACTGGGCTTCCCAGCTGCTTTTTACATTGCTGTAGTCGCTGGACTTCATTTGCAGGATCACCGTGGGTTCGAAGCCCACCACCACTTGGGTGGCAAACCTGGCCAGGGAGCCGTCCTCGCCAAAGAAGTCCGGAGCGCCAGGGGTGAGCTGGTTGTGGTACGTGGCGACCAAGGCACCCGAATCCCACCAGGTGCCGGGCGAGATCAGGAAGCTGCCAAAACCGGTGAAGTTGACCGTCAGGGAGAAGTCGCTGCTGGTGGTGTCGATGCTGGTCTTCTGCCCGCTGGCGGAGCCGCTCGCGGTGAAATTGAAGAAGTCGCCAAACAGGCTGGCATCGGCCGACGCGCTCCAGCCGGACTCATCCAGGTTGTAAGTGGCCGTGCTGGATGTGATGGAGATGCTTGCACCGGCACTGGTTTGCCCGGCCACGCTGGAAGCCTGCCACTCGGCGTATTTCGTGGCGAAGGCTTGCAGCGAGTAGGAAGGTGCCAGTGAGGAAACCAGGGCGGTCGCCGGCGGTGGGGTGGAGCCACCGATGACCACCGGTTGCGAACCGGGTGGGGCGATGGAGCCGGAGGTGACCGCCATGTTGAAGGCGTTCTGCGAGATCAGGCTTTGTGCGCCATTGATCCCGACTTTGGAACGCGCCTGTTGCAGCACGGAGTAACCGGCGCCGTACACCTGCACCATCAACGAATCCAAGGTATTGGCCGCGCCGAGCAGTTGGTTGTTGGCGGTGATGTAGCTGGGATAGTTCTGCACCACCCACGTTGAAAACGGCACGAAAGGTGGGGAGTTGATGGCCTTGTAGTTGGTGTATTGCTGGATCGCCTGGGTCATCACATTGTTGAACGCGGTCTGCGCCGTGTTCAGGGCGGTGGTCGCAATATTCAACTGGCTGGCCAGGTTGGGGTTGGGCACCGCCCCCAGGTTGATCTTGTCCAGGAACACGGCGTAGCTGGAGAGCAGGCCTCCGCCGGCCGAGTAGGACGGGCTATTGGCAGGCACCACGTCGCCCAGGCCATGAATGTAGTAATTGACGATGGTGGGGTCGGTGTTCCCCAGGTCGATATTGAGGGTGGTGGAACCAGCACTGAACTGCTGGCCAGTTCCCAGCCCGCCCGGCAATGCCGTGGCTTGTACGGCGCCCATCCATTTTGTCCACAGGTCCAGCGTGTCAACATTAGCCATGTCATCGAGCTCCAAATCGGTTGAGTTAACCGAGCACCGCAGCACCCGCCGCAGCCTTCGAAGGCGATCAGTTGCACTGATCGCCGGGTTCCATGGTCGTTGTCTTGGAGGGCAAGCACACTGTGCGCAATGCTGAATTTCAGGCTCAAAAAGGCTGATTTGGTATCGGTATAAATGCCGATGGCAGCGCTCAGATCAGCCCTTCGCGCAGCGCATAGCGGGTTAATTGTGCGATGCCCTTGAGGTTGAGCTTGGCCATGATGTGTTCGCGATGGGTGCTCACGGTTTTGCCACTGATGTGCATGCGCTCGGCGATGACGCGGGTGGTGCAACCCTCTACCAGCAGTTGCAGGATCTGTTTTTCACGAGGGCTCAGCGGTGCGCCGGCCAGGCCGTTTCGCTGGCTGGCGTGACGGCCGATCGCCATGGCCGTGGCCACATCCGGTGACAAATACGCCCGCCCGCCAGCGACCGTGCGTACGGCCTTGACCAGTTCTTCGTAGGCACACTCTTTGAGCAGATAGCCGCAGGCGCCCGATTCCAGGGCCTGGGAAATCCTGCGCAGCTCGCCGTGGGCTGACAGGCACAGCACGCGCAAGTCCGGGTATTTGAGGCGTGCGCGTGACAAGGTGTCCAGGCCGCTGAGCAGCGGCATTTCAAGGTCGAGAATCATCAGGTGCGGCTGTTGCAGTTCAATCTGCGCCAGCGCCTGCACACCGTCTTGCGCCTGGCCCACGATACTCAAGTCGTGCTCCCTGCCGAGCAAGGCGACCATGCCCTGGCGAAACAGCTGATGATCGTCCACCAGCAGGATCTTCACGCTCATGGCCTGCCCCCGATAACGCGGCGCGGTAGCCGGATACGCGCCGAGGTGCCGACGCCACGGTGAGCGTCGATCTCCAGGCGCGCCCCGACGGCGTCCAGTGAACCGGCGATGCTCTGCAAGCCGAAGCCGCGATGGAGGGGGTCAAAACCCTGGCCCTGGTCGGTCAGGGTCAGGACGATAGTGCCGTCTTGGCAGTGTGAACTGAGGAGTGCCTCGTCGGCCCTGCTGTGCCTGCGCAGGTTGGCCAGCAGTTCCTTCAGCGCACGTATCACCGGGGTCAATACCTGCGGCGCCAAGGCCGTCCTGGGCCCCTGCAGGTTCAGGAGCACCGACGGTGAACCGGGAAAACGTCGATGCATGTCATGCACTGCGGCGCGCATGGCATCGTCCAGTAGCCCTCCTGTGGTGGGCTGGGGGTTGAGGTCTTGTACGAGCTGGCGAAGGTCCTGGCTCATGCTTTGAAGCTGTAGGCGCAGTTCCTGGAGTGTCGACCGAATGGGCTGGCAAGCCTCATGCTGCTCCAGATCCGCCAGGCGCAGCAGCACCCAGGCCAGGGTCTGGGCGGGGCGGTCGTGCAGGTCGCGGGCAATACGTTGGCGCTCGGCCTCGAGTGCATAAATGACGCGCGCACTATCGCGGCCTGCGTTTGGCTGTTTCTGACGTGACATTCCTTGTCTCCGTGCGATACCTGGGGAATCGCGCCCGATACTCCTTGCAACGGGCGGCAGCTCACACGATGAAAGGCGCATACGCGCAGCGCAATACCACCGATAGCGTAGATTTCAGGCCCCAGATGCAGGATCGAGGCAATAACGCAGGAGCTGCGTCAGGCTTTGCAGGCCCAGTTTTCGGTAAAGGTTCTGGCGATGTTTACGCACGGTCAGGTCACTGATCCCGAGGTTCCTGGCGATTTGCTTACTGGTGTGTCCGGCGGCAATCTGGCGTGCGACTTGCTGCTCACGTCGGGTCAGCGGTGCCAGTTTCGAGGGGGTGATTGGCGCAGTGGCGAAGGTGTCGAAACTCAAGCTCCAGGGCAAACATCGCCAGTTGTACCGCGGTTTTCAAGCCGGTTTTAGCCAGGATATTGCTGCGATGTTTACGTGCCGTGAGTGGGCTGATGGACAACTGCCTGGCGATGGCCTGGCAGTCCAGGCCCTGCCCGATCAGCCGCAGCACGCTCGACTCCCTGTGGGTAAGGTTATGGAGCCTGACCAGGGGAATGTTCGGCAAAGGATGGCCTGAGGGTTAGGGAGGGACCCTCGTTATAGCACCTAATTATTCAAGCTTCCCCAGGCATGTTTCGAGGATGTTCAGGCCTTCCTCCAGCACCGCCGGCTCAATCGTCAGCGGTGCCAGCAACCGGATGATATGCCGCGACTTGCCGCTGGGCATCAGCAGCAGGCCGGCGTCCCGCGCCAGGCTCAATAACTGAGCAAGCTGTTTGGGCGCGGGCGTGCCATCGGCGTTGGCCAGTTCGATGCCGCGCATGGCACCCACGCCGGTCAAGCGGCCAAGGTAGGGCGACAGGTGCTGCGCGCGCCAGGCCGCGTAGCGGCTGAGGATGGTTTCTTCCTGTTGCGCGCCCCAGGTGTGCAGGTGCTGATCGGTCATTGCATCGAGGGTCGCCAGCGCCGCCGCGCAGGCGATCGGGTTACCGGAATAGGTGCCGCCCAGGCCGCCTTTGGGTAGGTTGTCCATCAGCGCCTTGCGCCCCACCACCGCGCCGAGCGGCACACCGCCGGCGATGCTTTTACCCAGCAGGATCAAGTCCGGTTCGATGCCCAAACGCGAGAAGGCGAAGCGCTGGCCGGTACGGCCAAAGCCCGATTGGATTTCATCGGCGATCAGCAAGATGCCGTGCTCATCGCAAAAGCGCCGCAGGGCCTGGGCGAACTCGATATCCAGCGCCAGGAAGCCGCCCTCACCTTGCACCGGTTCGATGATGAAACAGGCCACGTCGTTAATGTCGATTTCCACGCTGAACAGGCGGTCCATAGCCTTCAGCGCCTCGGCACAGGTCACGCCGTTGTCGGCGCTGGGGTAGGGCAGGTGATACACCGGGCCGGGCAGTACGCCGACCTTTTGTTTGTACGGCGCGACCTTGCCGTTGAGGTTCAAGGTGGCCAGGGTGCGGCCGTGAAAGGCCCCGTCAAACGCGATCACGGCCGTGCGGCCGGTGGCGCCGCGCACGATTTTCAAGGCGTTTTCCGCCGCTTCCGCGCCGCTGTTGGTGAGCATGCCACTGACCGGATAGCCCACCGGGATAAAGGCCGTCAGGCGATCCATCAGCTCAATGTAGGGCGCATGGGGCGCGGCGTTGAAGGCGTAGTGGGTCAGCCGGGTGGCCTGTTCACGAATCGCTTCGACCACGCCGGGGTGGCAGTGGCCCAGGTTGAGTACCCCGATGCCGCCGACAAAGTCGATATAGCGTTTGCCCGTGGTGTCCCAGACCTCGGCATTTGTACCGTGGCTGAGGCTGATGGGGTGAACGATGGAAATCGACTGGCTGATGGTTTCGCGGCTCATGAATCTCGAACTCTGCAGTGGCGGGCGTCTTTTATCTAAGCCGTGCACCGGGCCCTGCCGCAAACGAAATAAAGTCTTTGGGTCATTCCAAATCGGAAGGAGCGGTTGCCTGAAGGTCGTTTGGGGCCAGAGGTTATTCCGCCACCCCATCCTTCCCCGCTGCCTTGGCGCGGTATAACGCCTGATCGGCACGCGCCATCAGGGCGGCAGGGGATTCGCCGGGTAGGCGAGCGGCCACGCCCACACTCAGGGTTATGGTGAAGTCGTTTCTCAACGGGT
The genomic region above belongs to Pseudomonas poae and contains:
- a CDS encoding cytochrome o ubiquinol oxidase subunit III, which translates into the protein MSNLVTNAGHAHVDDHGHDDHHHDSGPMTVFGFWLYLMTDCILFASIFAVYAVLVNNVAGGPSGHDIFELPYVLGETALLLFSSITYGFAMLAFYKGNKKGVLSWLALTFLFGLGFIGMEINEFHLLISEGYGPHRSGFLSAFFTLVGTHGLHVTAGLLWMAVMMYQVNKHGLTNTNKTRLSCLSLFWHFLDVVWICVFTVVYLMGTL
- the cyoE gene encoding heme o synthase codes for the protein MSLKHFIQITKPGIIFGNVLSVAGGFFLASKGHVDLAIFLAAMIGTSLVVASGCVFNNCIDRDIDIKMERTKNRVLVQGLISLKLALIYATVLGIAGVALLYKVANPLAALFAVIGFVIYVGLYSLYLKRKSVHGTLVGSLSGAMPPVIGYVAVTNSFDMAALTLLVMFSLWQMPHSYAIAIFRFNDYLAASIPVLPVKRGIQVAKKHILLYILAFLVATLMLTFSGYAGMSYLAVAAAMGMYWLYMAWTGYKAVDDTVWARKLFVFSIFTITALSVMMSLDFQVPKELLLTYAH
- a CDS encoding histidine kinase; translation: MSRQKQPNAGRDSARVIYALEAERQRIARDLHDRPAQTLAWVLLRLADLEQHEACQPIRSTLQELRLQLQSMSQDLRQLVQDLNPQPTTGGLLDDAMRAAVHDMHRRFPGSPSVLLNLQGPRTALAPQVLTPVIRALKELLANLRRHSRADEALLSSHCQDGTIVLTLTDQGQGFDPLHRGFGLQSIAGSLDAVGARLEIDAHRGVGTSARIRLPRRVIGGRP
- a CDS encoding LuxR C-terminal-related transcriptional regulator encodes the protein MPNIPLVRLHNLTHRESSVLRLIGQGLDCQAIARQLSISPLTARKHRSNILAKTGLKTAVQLAMFALELEFRHLRHCANHPLETGTADPT
- a CDS encoding response regulator transcription factor — its product is MSVKILLVDDHQLFRQGMVALLGREHDLSIVGQAQDGVQALAQIELQQPHLMILDLEMPLLSGLDTLSRARLKYPDLRVLCLSAHGELRRISQALESGACGYLLKECAYEELVKAVRTVAGGRAYLSPDVATAMAIGRHASQRNGLAGAPLSPREKQILQLLVEGCTTRVIAERMHISGKTVSTHREHIMAKLNLKGIAQLTRYALREGLI
- a CDS encoding aspartate aminotransferase family protein, producing MSRETISQSISIVHPISLSHGTNAEVWDTTGKRYIDFVGGIGVLNLGHCHPGVVEAIREQATRLTHYAFNAAPHAPYIELMDRLTAFIPVGYPVSGMLTNSGAEAAENALKIVRGATGRTAVIAFDGAFHGRTLATLNLNGKVAPYKQKVGVLPGPVYHLPYPSADNGVTCAEALKAMDRLFSVEIDINDVACFIIEPVQGEGGFLALDIEFAQALRRFCDEHGILLIADEIQSGFGRTGQRFAFSRLGIEPDLILLGKSIAGGVPLGAVVGRKALMDNLPKGGLGGTYSGNPIACAAALATLDAMTDQHLHTWGAQQEETILSRYAAWRAQHLSPYLGRLTGVGAMRGIELANADGTPAPKQLAQLLSLARDAGLLLMPSGKSRHIIRLLAPLTIEPAVLEEGLNILETCLGKLE
- the cyoD gene encoding cytochrome o ubiquinol oxidase subunit IV; this translates as MANAHSHDHDSHDASHGSVKSYAIGFILSVILTLIPFGLVMYPTLPKSITLMIVLAFAVIQVLVHLVYFLHLDRSKEQRDNVIAFVFAGLVILLLVGLSIWIMFSIHTFMMAK